DNA from Paraburkholderia sp. ZP32-5:
TGCAGCGCGCGAACGCGAGCCCGGTCGCGCAGGTGTTCGTCGAATCGCTGCCGATCGCCGGCGTCGACGGCACGATGCGCAACCGCCTGATCAACCAGGGCGCGGGCGGCAATGCGCACATCAAGACCGGTACGTTGCGCGACGTGCGCGCGATCGCCGGCTACGTGGCGTCGGCCGACGGCAACAGCTATATCGTGGTCAGCCTGATCAACGATCCGCATTCCGAAGCAGCACGCGCCGCGCACGACGCGCTGCTCGAATGGGTGTACGACGGTCCGTCGCAAGGCTTTACGAAAGTCTCGGAGCGGATCGAGGAGCCCCGCGCGACGCCCAGGAAAAACCCGCGCAAGCGCGCCGGCCCCTGAGGATTTCTTCTAGCGAAGCCGCGCGCGGCAACGTCCTAACCGTGTACGCTGTCGAGCAACGTGCGGCGCGTGACACACGCGAGCAACAGACTTGCGATAAGCGCCCGGGCCGCACCGGCAGCGCGTGCCGTGCGGCTATCCAGACCGCGCGGCTCACACGAACGATAACGACACCGCCTGCCGCGCATCACGCGGCGGTCAGGGACCAGCAACGGAGACACGATGCAATTCGATGCCGAATTGCTGCTGCTCGCCATGGCGCCCGTCTTTCTCGCCTGCATCGGCTGGGAGGCGTGGCACGTGCGACGCACGCGCCCCGACGCACGGCTCTATAGCTGGCGCGACACGCTGTGCAATGCCGCGCTCGCGCTGATGCAGCAGGCCGCCGACAAGCTCGCGTGGCTCGCGATCATCCCTGTCTACGCTTTTTTCTACACGCATTACCGCATCCATACATGGCAGCCCGGCTGGCTGTCGTTCGTCGTGCTGTTCATCGCGCAGGACCTGCTCTATTACGTGTTTCACCGCTGTAGTCACCGCGTGCGCTGGCTGTGGGCCGCGCACGTCGTGCATCACTCGTCGGAGCGGATGAATTTTTCGACCGCGTTCCGTCAGAGCCTGATGTATCCGGTCGCCGGCATGTGGGTGTTCTGGATTCCGCTCGCGATACTCGGCTTCGCGCCACAGCAGATCGTCGCGATCGTGCTGATCAATCTCGGCTTCCAGTTCTTCGTGCACACGCAGATGATCGGCAAGCTCGGCTGGCTCGAATACGTGTTCAACACGCCGTCGATCCATCGCGTGCATCACGCGCGCAACGATCGCTACATCGATCGCAACTACGCCGGCGTATTGGTGATCTGGGATCGCCTGTTCGGCAGCTACGTCGATGAAGATCCGCGCGAGGCGCCGGTCTACGGCATCGTCGAGCCGCTTCATACGTACAACCCGTTGAAGGCGACGTTTCACGAATGGAAGTCGATGGCCGCGGATTTTTCGAGCGCGCGCGGCTGGCACGACAAATGGCGCGCGTTGTTCGCACCGCCCGCATGGGCCACCGCTTATCACGCGCGGCGCATCGGGTTGGCAGCAGGGTTGCAGGCAGGATTTGAAACGCGCTTGCACGCGCCGACGCACGCGCTTTCTGGTTTGGAGTCAGGCAGCAGGTTTGGGCAACGCGATCAGTCGGGCAACCGGTAAGCAGTCAGGCTCGAGCGCAAATCATACGGCTGCGTTTCACCCGCCACGCAGGCCGTAGAAGATTCTGTAAGCTGTCGTCACGCCGCCGACGCGGTGGGCGCCGCCTGCAACACATGGCACAAGGGCCACACATAAGAGGAGATGCAGTCAACATGAATCGAACCGCTTCGAAGAAACATCAATGGATGCGCGTCACGCAGATCGCGGTGGCGAGCGCAGCGTTCGCCGCGCTCGCGGCATGCGGCGGTGGCGGCGATGACAACAATTCGAGCAGCAGCACGCCGCCCGGTGGCGTCAAGCTGCAGATCGTGTCGTTCGGCGACAGCCTGTCGGACGTCGGCACTTACATGGCGTCGGTGCAAGCCAACGTCGGCACCGGCGGCGGCCGCTTCACGACGAATCCGGGCGAAGTCTGGACGCAGAAGGTCGCCGAATACTATGGCGACACGCTGACCCCCGCCTACGTCGGCGGCTTCGGCCAGCCGCTCACCGCGGCCGGCGGCCTCGGTTACGCGCAAGGCGGCTCGCGGGTCGATCTGCAGCCGGGCGAAGGCTTCGCGCCGAACAACCTGGCCGCGACGACGGTGCCGATCACGACGCAGGTCGGCGAGTATCTGGCCGCGCACAGCAGCTTCAATGCGAACCAGCTCGTGCTGATGAACGGCGGCGCGAACGATATCTTCATTCAGGCGCAAGCGGTCTCGGATGCCGGGACGGCGGCGGCGACTCAGGTGCTGCTAGGCGGCGGCACGCCGGCGGCCGCGCAAACCGCGGCGGCACAGGCGTCGCTGGCGGCGACGCCGGCAGCGCTGCAGGCGATCAGCGTCGCGGCAACGAAGTTCGTCGGTACGGTCCAGCAGGTGGTCGCGGCCGGCGCGACGCATGTGGTGGTCGCGGACGTGCCCGATATCGCGCAGACGCCGCAGGGCCTCGCGGCCGGTGCGCAGGGCCAGGCGCTCTTCAACGCGCTGGTTCAGACCTACAACGGCACGCTGCAGCAGGGGCTGGCGTCGAGCAAGCAGGTCATCTACGTGAGCACGTTCACGTGGCTGGACCAGACGCTGGCGAACTATCAGTCGCTCGGTTTCACGGTGTCGAACACGGGCACCGCGTGTAACCTGAAGTCGATGTCCGACAGCGCGACCGCTTACGCGACGAAGAACCCGGGCGTGCTGCTGCCGGGCCAGACGGCGGCGTCGTTCGGCAGCTCGTTCGCATCGTCGCTGTTCTGCTCGCCGCAGACCTATACGGTGGCCGGCGCGGATCAGAGCTACATGTTCGCGGACCTCGTGCATCCGACCACGCATCTGTATGCGCTGTTCGCGCAGCAGGTCGAGAAGCAGATCGCGGCAAGCGGGCTTGGGAAGTAACGGGTTGCTGGCCGCGCGGCTGGCGGGGTTGGCGGCCAGTTCGCGGCCTCGGCCTCCGACTTGTCCTTGAGCGCGCTTTGCAAAACGAAAGGCCCGGCTGCGGTAGCACGCAGCCGGGCCTTCTTTTATCGGTTGGCAGCAGAAACCGGCAACGCTACAGCAGCTCGACGAAGCCGCTCAGCCCTGCGCCTCGAAAGCCGCGGCCGCGCGCCCCAACCGGTCGTTGACCGCGATCCATTCGATCGTGTCCGGCAGCTTCTCGATCAGAATCCGCGTTACGTTCGCGCGGTCGAGCGCCCGCAGCAAGCCATATAGCTCGCGGGCATAGACGTGCGGGTCTTCCGGTGCGGCGACGAAATGCACGCCTTCGGCCTCGGCCCACTGCCCGGCACGCGATGCGCGCGCGACCAGCGCAACACGTTCGCCTGCCTCGCGCACCGCAAGCAGCGGCTCGAGTTCATCGAACGGCAGCAACGCAAGCGGCGTACGCGGCGCGTAATGCGCCTTCAGCGTGCCCGATGCACGTGGCGCGCTTGCATCCGATCCATCGGGCAGACGCGGCGCCTCACCGAGCACGTCGGCGATATCCTGCGGCGTCACGCGACCCGGTCTGAGCAACGCCGGAAAGCCGCGCGACAGATCCAGAATCGTCGATTCGATCCCGACATCCGACGCGCCGCCGTCGAGCACATGAATCGCGCCGCCGAACTCGTCGCGCACATGCTGCGCGGTGGTCGGACTCACGTGCCCGAAGCGGTTCGCGGACGGCGCGGCCACGCCGCCGTGCCCGCCGCGCAACGCGCTAAACGCATCGAGCAGCGCCTGCGCGACCGGATGCGAAGGGCAGCGCAGCCCCACCGAATCCTGCCCGCCGCTGACCGCCGCCGGAATCCGCGCGGCACGCTTCAGAATCAGCGTGAGCGGCCCGGGCCAGAACGCGTCGATCAGGCGCTGCGCGTCCGCCGGCAAATGCTCGACCCAATAGTTCGGGTCGCCGTGCGGCGCGAGATGCACGATGACCGGATGATTGGCCGGTCTGCCCTTCGCCGCGTAAATGCGCGCGACTGCGTCCGGGTTCTCGGCATCACCGCCGAGACCGTAGACGGTCTCCGTCGGAAACGCGACCAGCTCACCCGCGTCGAGGAGCGCGGCCGCGTGCTCGATCTGCGCGGCGCTGACGCCGAACGCACTTACGGCACTGGCGGCGGCTTCGGCGGGTTTCTGTTGATCCGGCATGGCGCGCGCGTCAGCTGGTGGCGATATGCAGCAGCCGCGCGCAATCGCGCGCCGCGGTGCGGGCTTCTTCGAGCGTCGGCGCGGTGAAGTTCACGTGCCCCATCTTGCGGCCGCAACGCGCCTCTTCCTTGCCGTACAGATGCAGCCGCGCGGCCGGCATTGCCGCGACTTCGTGCCACGGTGGCGTGACCGCCGCGCGCTTCGGGCCGTCCGGAAACCACACGTCGCCGAGGATGTTCAGCATCACCGCCGGCGAATGCTGGCGCGTGTCGCCGAGCGGCATGCCGGTCATCGCGCGCACCTGCTGCTCGAACTGGCTCGTCGCGCAAGCGTCGACCGTGTAGTGGCCGGAGTTGTGCGGGCGCGGCGCCATTTCGTTGGCGACCAGCGAACCGTCTTCGAGAATGAAGAATTCGACGCACAGCACGCCGACGTAGCCGAGCTTGTCGGCGATCTGCAGCGCGGCCTGCTGCGCCTGGCGGACCAGCGCGGGCGTCGCGTCCGGCGCCGGCACGATCGTGTGCGACAACACGCCGTTGCGGTGCGTATTCTGCGCGAGCGGATAGACGGCCGATGCCCCGCTTGCCGCGCGCGCGATCAGCGCCGACACCTCGAACTTCAGCGGCAGGCGCTTTTCCAGTACGCACGGCACGCCGCCGAGCGACGCATGCGCCTCGCGCACTTCCTCGGCGTTGCGCACGCGAATCTGGCCTTTGCCGTCGTAACCCATGCGAGCGGTCTTCAGAATGCCCGGCAGCACGGCTTCGAGCGCGTCATCAGCAAGCGCGGCAAGCGCATCCGACGACTCGATCACGACGTGCGGCGCGACCGTCACGCCCGAGCCCGCGATAAAGCGTTTCTCGGCGATCCGGTCCTGCGCGACCGCGACGCATCGGCCCGCCGGGCTCACGAAGGTGGTCTTCGCGAGGAAATCGAGACTCGCGGCGGGCACGTTCTCGAATTCGGTCGACACCGCCGCGCACAGCCGCGCGAGTTCGGTCAGCGCCGCTTCGTCGTCGTAGGCCGCGCGCAGATGGCGGTCGGCAACCGTGCCGGCCGGACTGGTTTCGTCCGGGTCGAGCACGGCGACGCGGTAGCCCATCGCCTGGGCGGCAAAGCAGAACATGCGGCCGAGCTGGCCGCCACCGACCATGCCAAGCCATGCGCCGGGCAGAATCGGTGAAACCGGTGAGTTGTCTGGGTTCATCTTGATGATCGGTCGCGGCCGGATGCCGGTCGCGCTCGCATGGCGAGCCACGGGAGAACGACGAGCAAACGACCGGGGGTCGGACAGGGGACGTCTTTGTCTTGAAGCAGAAAACAACCGGCGCGCTTACAGCGCCGGCAAAACCATTGCGTGAGCCGCTTCGTTCTGGCGCACGCGGAATGCAGCGAGCTTGTCGGCATATTCGGCGCTGGTGCCGGAGAGCAGCGACACCGCGAACAGCGCCGCGTTCGCCGCACCCGCCTCGCCGATCGCAAACGTCGCGACCGGCACGCCCTTGGGCATCTGCACGATCGAATGCAGCGAATCGACGCCCTTCAGATACTTGCTCGCGACCGGCACGCCGAGCACCGGCACCGTGGTCTTCGCGGCCAGCATGCCCGGCAGGTGCGCCGCGCCGCCGGCACCTGCGATGATCGCGCGGATGCCGCGCTCGCGCGCGCTTTCAGCATAGGCGAACATTTCGTCGGGCATGCGATGCGCGGACACGACCTTCGCCTCGTACGGCACGCCGAATTCCTGCAGAATCGCGACGGCGTTTTTCATGACTTCCCAGTCGGAACTGGAGCCCATCAGCACGCCGACGACCGGCGCGCCATGCGTATGGGCGGTTTGTGCTTCACTCATCGCTTCACTCTCATCATTACGGCTTCCTTTTCCGGACGATTCGCGCCGGATACGGCGCGCGATCAGATCAAATCGATCAGTCGAGCTTGTGCCCAGTCAGGCGTTCGAGCGCTTCCTGATACTTCTCGCCCGTTTTCGTGACCACGTCGTCCGGCAGCTTGGGTGCCGGCGGCTCTTTCTTCCACGGCTGGGTTTCGAGCCAGTCGCGCACGAACTGCTTGTCGAACGACGGCGGGTTGGTGCCCACCTGGTATTGATCCGCCGGCCAGAAGCGTGACGAATCGGCGGTCAGCGCCTCGTCCATCAGATACAGCTTGCCGTGGTTATCCAGACCGAATTCGAACTTCGTATCCGCGATGATGATGCCGCGCGTGGCCGCGTAATCGGCGGCTTCCTTGTACAGGCGGATCGAGATGTCGCGGATCGTGGCCGACAGCTCGGTGCCGATGCGGCGTTCCATCTCGTCGTAGGTGATGTTTTCGTCGTGGTGGCCCATTTCGGCCTTGGCGGCCGGCGTGAAGATCGGCTCGGGCAGTTTCTGCGCGTTCTGCAGGCCCGGCGGCAGTTGCACGCCGCACACCGAACCGGTGGCCTGGTAATCCTTCCAGCCGCTGCCGGCCAGATAGCCGCGCACCACCGCCTCGACGAGAATCGGCTCGAGGCGCTTGACGACCACCGCGCGGCCCTTCACCTGCTCGGCTTCGTCCGCCGCGACCACCGACTCGGGCGTAACGCCCGTCAGGTGGTTCGGCACCACGTGCTGGAGCTTGTCGAACCAGAAGTTCGCCATGGCGTTGAGCACGCGGCCCTTGTTCGGAATCGGCTCGCCCATGATCACGTCGAACGCCGACAGACGGTCGGTCGTGACGATCAGCAACTGGTCGTTGCCCACCGCATAGTTGTCGCGGACTTTACCGCGGCCGAGCAGCGGCAGCGAGCGGAGCGTGGATTCGTAGAGGGTAGACATCGTCGTGGTTCGCTAAAAATGGGGCAGAAAATGTGACCGGAACAAAAGGGAAACGCCGTTCCCCCGATGATGCGGGAACGGCGATCGGACGACAACCTGGCCGGATGGCCTGCGGCCGGGCGCAAAATCAGCCAGAAACGCCCGGCCAGAACGACAGCTTAGCGGACGACTTGCGCGAACTCGCCCGACTTGTACTTCTCCGCGATTTTATCAAGCGAAACCGGCTTGATCTTGCCAGCCTGGCCTTCGCAGCCGAATTGCGTGTAGCGGTCGATACACACCTTCATCGCCGCTTCGCGCGCCGGCTTCAGATAATCGCGCGGATCGAACTTGCCCGGGTTGGTCGCCATGTAGCGGCGAATCGCGCCCGTGATCGCCAGACGCAGGTCGGTGTCGATGTTGACCTTGCGCACGCCGTTACGGATACCTTCCTGGATTTCCTCGACCGGCACGCCATAGGTTTCCTTCATGTCGCCGCCGAATTCGCGGATTTCCGCGAGCAGTTCCTGCGGCACCGACGACGAACCGTGCATCACGAGGTGCGTGTTCGGAATGCGCTGATGGATTTCCTTGATGCGCTGGATCGACAGGATATCTCCGGTCGGCTTCTTGCTGAACTTGTAGGCGCCGTGCGACGTGCCGATCGCGATGGCCAGCGCGTCGCACTGGGTCAGCTTGACGAAGTCGGCGGCCTGCTCCGGATCGGTCAGCAGTTGCTCGCGCGTCATCGTGCCTTCGGCGCCATGACCGTCTTCCTTGTCGCCCTTCATCGTTTCGAGCGAACCGAGCACGCCCAGTTCGGCCTCGACCGTGACGCCGATCGAGTGCGCCGCTTCGACGACCTTGCGCGACACTTCGACGTTGTACTCGTACGTTGCGACCGACTTGCCGTCGGCTTCCAGCGAACCGTCCATCATCACGCTGGTGAAGCCGCTGCGGATCGCCGCCATGCAGACTGCCGGCGACTGGCCGTGGTCCTGGTGCATCACGACCGGAATATGCGGATACGACTCGACCGCTGCTTCGATCAGGTGACGCAGGAACGGCTCGCCCGCGTACTTACGCGCGCCGGCCGACGCCTGCATGATCACCGGGGCGTTGACCTTGTCGGCGGCAGCCATGATCGCCTGCACCTGCTCCAGATTGTTCACGTTGAATGCCGGAAGGCCGTAGCCGTGTTCGGCGGCATGGTCCAGCAGTTGACGCATTGATACGAGAGGCATGCTGTAACTCCTTAGATTGAAACGAATTCTTTTGCCGTCGGCATCTTTTGCGGCGATTCTATCGCGAAGCAGATCGCATTCCAGTGCCGGCGAGCCCGCCTTGGTGCGGCGCCGAACATGGCGCCGCATCGGCTGTGCGGGTCTGCGTTGGCTCTGCTTCGCTCAATCGAGCCTGTGCCGATCGGACCTTACAGCGCGATCAGTACGGTTCGCCGACCCGTACGATCTTCAACGTGTTGGTGCCGCCGGCCTGGCCCATCGGCTCGCCGACCGTCAGCACGACCATGTCGCCGCGCGACGCGTAACCCTTGCCGACCACGGTTTCCAGCGCCTGCTGCAGCGCGGTGTCACGGTCGGTATTGGTGTCCAGATGCAGCGACGTCACGTTGCGATACAGCGCCATCGCCCGCTCGCTGCCGACGCGCGGCGTCAGTGCGAAGATCGGCACATGGGACCAGTGGCGCGACATCCACAGCGCGGTCGAACCCGATTCGGTCAGCGCGACGATCGCCTTGGCGCCGAGGTGATAGGCGGTGAACAAAGCACCCATCGCGATCGACTGGTCGATCCGCGTGAACGTGCGGTCGAGGAAGTCCTTGTCGAGTTCCGACTGCTCGGACTTCTCCGCTTCGAGGCAGATCGCCGCCATCGTTTCGATCGTCTGCACCGGATACTTGCCGGCCGCCGATTCCGCCGACAGCATCACCGCGTCGGTGCCGTCGAGCACCGCGTTCGCGACGTCCGACACTTCCGCGCGGGTCGGCACCGGCGCGTGAATCATCGACTCCATCATCTGCGTCGCGGTGATCACGAACTTGTTCGACTCGCGCGCCATGCGGATCATGCGCTTTTGCAACGCCGGCACCGCCGCGTTGCCGACTTCGACGGCCAGATCGCCACGCGCGACCATGATGCCGTCCGATGCGTCGAGGATGCCTTGCAGCGCCGGAATCGCCTCGGCGCGCTCGATCTTCGCGATCATCTTCGGCTTGATGCCGTACGGCGCGCCGGCGATGTTGGCCAGCTGGCGGGCCATTTCCATGTCGGTTGCATTCTTCGGGAACGACACCGCGATGAAGTCGACGCCGAGCGACATCGCCGTGCGGATGTCTTCCATGTCTTTCGCGGTCAGCGCGGGCGCCGACAGACCGCCGCCCTGGCGGTTGATGCCCTTGTTGTTCGACAGCTCGCCGCCGATCTTCACGATCGTATGAATCTCGTTGCCGATCACGCGCTGCACGTCGAGCACGATCAGGCCGTCGTTGAGCAGCAGCACGTCGCCCGGCTTCAGGTCGCGCGGCAGATCCTTGTAGTCGAGACCGGCGCGTTCCTGACCGCCGAGTTCGCAATCGGCATCGAGCACGAACGGTTCGCCGGCGACCAGCGTGACCTTGCCGTTCTCGAACTTGCCGACGCGGATTTTCGGGCCTTGCAGGTCGGCCATGATGGCGACTTCGCGGCCGGCCTGACGGGCCGCGTCGCGCACGAATTCGGCGCGCTGGCGGTGATCGTCCGCCGTGCCGTGAGAGAAATTGAGCCGCACCACATCCAGCCCCGCCTGGATCATTTGCAGCAGGATTTCCGGCGTGCTGGAAGCCGGACCGATAGTAGCGACAATCTTGGTGGCGCGATGCATGAGTCTCCTCGTCTGGATGGAATCGCTGGGATAAGCGCTGCGGAGCTGCTGCGGAGGCTGCGCATCGGAAGATGCTGCACGGGGTCGCGCGCCGGCTACAACCGGTGTCGCTTTTTTGGGTGAAGCGGTATTCGAGCGCGGCAGCTGAGGTGCCGCGGGGTTGGCGCGCGCTGCGCCGGAGGGAGGTTGCGCGGGCGTGGAATGGGGCTGCGCGGACGCTTGCCGTCCGGCCGTTGCCGCCGACGCGGTGGCGCGCTTCGCGCGCTCCCCTGCCGTCGCTGCCGTGGTATCGCGGGACGCTTTCGCGCTCCGCGCCTTGCTCGACTTCGCCGTAGGGGAGCGCGTCGCCACGTTAAGCCCGCGATTCCAGAACTTCGAGCGCCGGCAGCTTCTTGCCCTCGAGGAATTCGAGGAAGGCGCCGCCGCCCGTCGAGATATAACTGACCTGATCGTGGATGCCGTACTTGGCGATTGCCGCGAGCGTATCGCCGCCGCCGGCGATCGAGAATGCCGACGAGCGCGCGATCGCGTCCGCGAGCGTCTTCGTGCCGTTGCCGAACTGGTCGAATTCGAACACGCCGACCGGGCCGTTCCACACGACCGTGCCGGCTTTTTCCAACTGCGCGGCGAGCGCCTGCGCGGTCTGCGGGCCGATGTCGAGAATCATGTCGTCGTCCTCGACGTCGGCAACGGCCTTGATTTCAGCCTTGGCGGTCGCCGAAAACTCCTTGGCCGTGACCACGTCGGTCGGAATCGGCACCGAGGCGCCGCGGGCCTTCGCGGCGTCGATGATCGCCTTCGCTTCGGCGACCAGATCGGCTTCGGCGAGCGATTTGCCGATCTTCAGGCCGGCGGCCAGCATGAACGTGTTGGCGATGCCGCCGCCGACGATCAGCTGATCGACCTTGTCGGCGAGCGATTTCAGGATCGTCAGCTTGGTCGACACCTTCGAGCCGGCGACGATCGCGACGAGCGGACGCTTCGGCGCGCCGAGCGCCTGGCCGAGCGCTTCGAGTTCGGCGGCGAGCAGCGGACCCGCGCAGGCGACCGGCGCGTATTTCGCGATGCCGTGCGTGGTGGCTTCGGCGCGGTGCGCGGTGCCGAACGCGTCGTTCACGTAGATGTCGCAAAGCTTCGCCATTTTCTGCGCGAGCTCGTCGGAATCCTTCTTTTCGCCCTTGTTGACGCGGCAGTTTTCGAGCAGTACGACCGAACCCGGCGCGACGTTCACGCCATTTTCGACCCAGTTCGCGACCAGCGGCACGTCGCGGCCGAGCAGCTCGGCGAGCCGTTTGGCGACCGGCGCGAGCGAGTCTTCCGGCTTGAAATCGCCTTCGGTGGGACGGCCCAGATGCGACGTGACCATCACGGCGGCGCCGGCGTCGAGCGCGGCCTTGATGGCCGGCACGGAGGCGCGGATACGGGTGTCTTCGGTAATGTTGCCTTGGTCGTCCTGCGGCACGTTCAGATCGGCGCGGATGAACACGCGTTGACCGGACAGCTTGCCTTCGGCGATCAGGTCGGAGAGACGCAATACCTTGTTCATGGGCTTGAGTATGCGAGTTGATGAGAAGGCGGTGGCGGACTGCGCGCCGGGCCCGGCGCGGCGAACGCCCGCGCTTCGGCCCAACGGTTCCGCGGGATCGGGCGCCGGCGGCCGGGCCGCGGCAGGGGCGCGTTGCTGCGGCGCGCTCAACCCGGAAAGCGGCATTTTAACTGATCCAAACGGCCTTCTGACCCGTGGCGGGGCGAATCCTTCGGATTTGCCGCCGATGCCCGCGCGGGTCTTGCCGCAACGCGACAGCCGTCGCCGTGACCGTTACGCGACCGTTACATCACGAGGCGCAGCAGCGTGAAGACGAGCATGCCGGTCACGATCGTGCCGAGCATCGTGCGGCGCCACAGGAACCACGCGAGGCCGGACAGCGTCGCGTAAAACTCGTGGTTCGATGCCGCGAACGACAGCCCCTCGGGCGTCGTCAGCACATCGGGCAGCACCACGGCGGCGAGCGCCGCGGCCGGCGCATAGCGCAGCATCCGCTGCACGCGCTCGGGCAGCACCGTGCGCTCGCCGCCGATCAGGAACAGCGCGCGCGTGAGCGCGGTGACGAGGGTCATGCCGAAGATGGAGAGCCAGATCTGCGTGGAAGTCATCGGGAGTCTCCGGTGCTATCGCCTGCGCGGCCCATGCGGCTCGCGCGGCGGATGCGGCGCAGGTCCGCGCGCTCGATCATCAGGTCGGCCACGCTGCCGGCGGCGATTGCCGCGATCACCGCGAGCGGCAGCGCGAGCCGGTACGGCAGCTCGATCGCGAGCAGCGCGACGATGCCGGCGACGCAGACCGCGACGAGCGTCGAGCGGGTCTCGACCGCCGACACCATGATCGGCAGCAGCGCCAGCGTGCCGGCGAGCGCGAGCCCCCAGTTATCGGGAATCAGGCTGGCGAGCAGGATGCCGATAATCGACGACACCTGCCACGACAGCCAGCTCGATATCGCCATGCCCCAGAAATACGCTTCCTTGCCCGGCAGATAGCCGGTCGCGAAGCTCTTCTTCTGGAACAGCAGATAGATCACGTCGCCGTTGAAATAGCCGAGCACGATGCGCCGCCACATCGGCAGATACGAGAAATGCGGGGCAAGACCGACGCTGAAGATCACGAAACGCGTATTGACCATCGCCGCGGTGAGCAGCACGGTCCAGATCGGCAGTTTCGCGGCGAGCAGCGGCAGCACCGCCAGTTGCGACGAGCCGGCGTAGCACAGCAACGACATCGTCAGCGCCTGCGGCAGCGTCAGCACGGATTTGCTCATCGCGATACCGGTGACGAGGCCCCACGAGCAGATCGCCATCAGCGTCGGCGCGTAATCGCCCATGCCTTCACGGAAGGCGCGGTGATTGGTGGCGGACAGTCGAGCGAGCATCAGGCGATGGGCACCGGCGCAAAGCACGCCGTCAGCAGGGCCAGGCCGGCGCCAGCTGACGGGGCGCCGGCGGCGGACAGGTTCTGGCGCGGGTGGATTTGAGGCATGCGGATTCGAATTATGCGTGCGCTGGATTATAGCGTCCGCGATGGGTGCCGGGAGAGGCATAACCCGGCGCGTGACGAAGCGCAACAAGGCACGCGGGGCTGCGCGCAAATGCCCGTTGCGTGTGCAAATGACGCTAAAATAGCGCTCCCGGCTAGGCCTTGGCGCTGCTAGCCGCACCTCACAACGCACCTGCTGGAGAATCGTATGTCAATGGCCGACCGCGACGGCAAGATCTGGATGGATGGCAAGCTCATCGACTGGCGCGATGCCAAGATCCACGTGCTCACCCACACGCTGCACTACGGCATGGGCGTTTTCGAGGGCGTACGCGCCTACAAGACGGCCGACGGCGGCACCGCGATCTTCCGTCTGCAGGAGCACACCAAGCGTCTGCTGAACTCGGCCAAGATTTTCCAGATGGACGTGCCGTTCGACCATGAAACGCTCGCCGCCGCGCAGCGCGAAGTGGTCCGCGAAAACAAGCTCGAATCCTGCTACCTGCGCCCGATCATCTGGGTCGGCTCGGAAAAGCTCGGCGTGTCGGCCAAGGGCAACACGATCCACGTCGCAATCGCCGCATGGCCGTGGGGCG
Protein-coding regions in this window:
- the fba gene encoding class II fructose-bisphosphate aldolase (catalyzes the reversible aldol condensation of dihydroxyacetonephosphate and glyceraldehyde 3-phosphate in the Calvin cycle, glycolysis, and/or gluconeogenesis), whose amino-acid sequence is MPLVSMRQLLDHAAEHGYGLPAFNVNNLEQVQAIMAAADKVNAPVIMQASAGARKYAGEPFLRHLIEAAVESYPHIPVVMHQDHGQSPAVCMAAIRSGFTSVMMDGSLEADGKSVATYEYNVEVSRKVVEAAHSIGVTVEAELGVLGSLETMKGDKEDGHGAEGTMTREQLLTDPEQAADFVKLTQCDALAIAIGTSHGAYKFSKKPTGDILSIQRIKEIHQRIPNTHLVMHGSSSVPQELLAEIREFGGDMKETYGVPVEEIQEGIRNGVRKVNIDTDLRLAITGAIRRYMATNPGKFDPRDYLKPAREAAMKVCIDRYTQFGCEGQAGKIKPVSLDKIAEKYKSGEFAQVVR
- the pyk gene encoding pyruvate kinase, which translates into the protein MHRATKIVATIGPASSTPEILLQMIQAGLDVVRLNFSHGTADDHRQRAEFVRDAARQAGREVAIMADLQGPKIRVGKFENGKVTLVAGEPFVLDADCELGGQERAGLDYKDLPRDLKPGDVLLLNDGLIVLDVQRVIGNEIHTIVKIGGELSNNKGINRQGGGLSAPALTAKDMEDIRTAMSLGVDFIAVSFPKNATDMEMARQLANIAGAPYGIKPKMIAKIERAEAIPALQGILDASDGIMVARGDLAVEVGNAAVPALQKRMIRMARESNKFVITATQMMESMIHAPVPTRAEVSDVANAVLDGTDAVMLSAESAAGKYPVQTIETMAAICLEAEKSEQSELDKDFLDRTFTRIDQSIAMGALFTAYHLGAKAIVALTESGSTALWMSRHWSHVPIFALTPRVGSERAMALYRNVTSLHLDTNTDRDTALQQALETVVGKGYASRGDMVVLTVGEPMGQAGGTNTLKIVRVGEPY
- a CDS encoding phosphoglycerate kinase, with the protein product MNKVLRLSDLIAEGKLSGQRVFIRADLNVPQDDQGNITEDTRIRASVPAIKAALDAGAAVMVTSHLGRPTEGDFKPEDSLAPVAKRLAELLGRDVPLVANWVENGVNVAPGSVVLLENCRVNKGEKKDSDELAQKMAKLCDIYVNDAFGTAHRAEATTHGIAKYAPVACAGPLLAAELEALGQALGAPKRPLVAIVAGSKVSTKLTILKSLADKVDQLIVGGGIANTFMLAAGLKIGKSLAEADLVAEAKAIIDAAKARGASVPIPTDVVTAKEFSATAKAEIKAVADVEDDDMILDIGPQTAQALAAQLEKAGTVVWNGPVGVFEFDQFGNGTKTLADAIARSSAFSIAGGGDTLAAIAKYGIHDQVSYISTGGGAFLEFLEGKKLPALEVLESRA
- a CDS encoding AzlD domain-containing protein, giving the protein MTSTQIWLSIFGMTLVTALTRALFLIGGERTVLPERVQRMLRYAPAAALAAVVLPDVLTTPEGLSFAASNHEFYATLSGLAWFLWRRTMLGTIVTGMLVFTLLRLVM
- a CDS encoding AzlC family ABC transporter permease, with protein sequence MLARLSATNHRAFREGMGDYAPTLMAICSWGLVTGIAMSKSVLTLPQALTMSLLCYAGSSQLAVLPLLAAKLPIWTVLLTAAMVNTRFVIFSVGLAPHFSYLPMWRRIVLGYFNGDVIYLLFQKKSFATGYLPGKEAYFWGMAISSWLSWQVSSIIGILLASLIPDNWGLALAGTLALLPIMVSAVETRSTLVAVCVAGIVALLAIELPYRLALPLAVIAAIAAGSVADLMIERADLRRIRRASRMGRAGDSTGDSR